Below is a genomic region from Spiroplasma endosymbiont of Dioctria linearis.
TAAGGATGGAACAATCAAAATTTTATTTATGTTAGATGATAAAAAGTCAATTGAAACTGTTCTTATGCCTCAAAAGTACGGACAATCTGTTTGTGTTACAACACAAGTTGGATGTAAAATGTCTTGCAAATTCTGTGCTTCTGGATTAATAAAAACTGAAAGAAATCTATCTGTTGATGAAATAGTGAGACAAATATATACAATGAATTTATATTTAAAAGAGAAATATAAAAATGATCCTGAAAATAAAAGGTCTAGAGTTAGTCATATTGTAGTTATGGGAATAGGTGAACCATTTGATAACTATGAAAATGTATTGAAATTTATAAAAATTATTAATGATAAAAATGGATTTGAAATTGGAGCTAGACATATTACAATTTCTACTTGTGGAATTGTTCCAAAAATTAAACTATTTGCGGATTTAAAAACACAGATAAATCTTGCAATTTCATTACATGCTTCTAATGATGATGTTAGAAATCAATTAATGCCAATTAATAAAGCATTTCCAATTAAAGTTTTATTAGATTCTGTGAGATATTATGTTGATCAAACAAATAGAAGGGTCACATTTGAATATATTCTAATTGATGGTTTAAATGATAAACCAGAACATGCATTAGAACTGGCTAAAATCATTAGAGGTATTAATGCATATGTTAATTTAATTCCTTATAATGAAGTTGAAGAAAATCCTTATAGAAAATCAACAAGAGTAGAGGAATTTTTCAAAATATTAAAAAAACAAAATATTACTGCAATTGTAAGAAAAGAATTTGGGGCAGATATTGACGCGGCTTGTGGCCAGTTAAGAGCCAAGAGGGAAGGTGTCATAAAAAATGAAATTTAAAAGTGCAATGCTTACTGATATAGGTAATTATAGAAAAACTAATCAAGATTATCTTGATTTTGCAACAAAAAAAACTGGAGAGGCTCTAGGAGTTGTATGTGATGGAATGGGTGGACATGCTTATGGTGAGGTCGCATCAAAACTAGCTGTTCAAAAATTTATTGAGTATTTTAATCAAAATGATTTTTCACAACTTAATCA
It encodes:
- the rlmN gene encoding 23S rRNA (adenine(2503)-C(2))-methyltransferase RlmN, producing the protein MEQTSIFRYTIQELEEIFVENGFKKFSAKQVYDWIYIKMETKFDNMTNLSKELREFLNARFVTNLLKDLVTEESKDGTIKILFMLDDKKSIETVLMPQKYGQSVCVTTQVGCKMSCKFCASGLIKTERNLSVDEIVRQIYTMNLYLKEKYKNDPENKRSRVSHIVVMGIGEPFDNYENVLKFIKIINDKNGFEIGARHITISTCGIVPKIKLFADLKTQINLAISLHASNDDVRNQLMPINKAFPIKVLLDSVRYYVDQTNRRVTFEYILIDGLNDKPEHALELAKIIRGINAYVNLIPYNEVEENPYRKSTRVEEFFKILKKQNITAIVRKEFGADIDAACGQLRAKREGVIKNEI